A region of the Halostella limicola genome:
GTAGCCGTCGTACTTCTCACCGTCCTCGGCGCTGTCGCTGTGCCTGCGCTGGCGGAGCTGTCGACCGACGAGCGAGTCATCGTACAGAACGAGTCGACGAACGGCTCCGCTACCTGCAACTACACCGACCTGTACCGCGACACGAGCCCCGGCGTCGTACAGGTAATGACCGACCGCGGGCAGGGGTCAGGGTTCGTGTACGAACTCGACAACGGCACCGCGTACGTAGTGACGAACCAACACGTCGTCGCCGGCGGGCCCGAGCGAACCGCGTCGGGACAACCCGCCGAGCAGGTCGACGTGCGCTTCAGCGACGGCGCGACGCGGACGGGCAACCTGACCGGAACCGACGTTTACACCGATCTCGCCGTGGCGCGCGTCGACGATGTGCCCGAGTCGGCCGCCGCGCTGCCGGTCGCCGACGAGGGGCCGCCCATCGGCGAGCGCGTGGCCGCCATCGGCAGCCCCTTCGGGCTGGAGGGGACGATGACGCACGGCATCATCAGCGGGGTCAACCGGTCCATGCCGACGGGCGCCGGCTTTTCGATCCCCGACACGGTCCAGACCGACGCGCCGATAAACCCCGGGAACAGCGGCGGACCGCTGGTGACCTGTGAGGGCGAGGTCGTCGGCGTCAACCGCGCCGGTGGCGGGGACAACGTCGGCTTCGCTATCTCACCCGAACTCGTCGAGCGGGTCGTGCCCGCTCTCATCGAAGAAGGCAACTACAGCCACCCCTACCTCGGAATCCGCTCCGTCCCCGTGACGTCGACCGTCGCCGAGGCGAACGACCTGAACGCGAGCGAGGGCGTGATGGTGATCGAGACGACCGAGGGCGGCCCCGCCGACGGCACGCTGCGGGGGATAAACGGCACCACGTCGGTGTCCGGCGAGGAGGCTCCGGTGGGTGGTGACGTCATCGTCGCCGTCGACGGCCGGGAGATCGCCTCGCAGGAGCAGCTCGGCAGTTACCTGGCTACCGAGACCTCGCCCGGCGACGAGATCGAACTGACTGTGATCCGCGACGGGGACAGGACGACTGTGACCGTGACCCTCGGCGAACGCCCGGCGCCCGACCGCAGCCGCTGAGAGCGCTGCCGTCACCCCCCTGCTTTTTGCTGAGCGCGGACGGAACGGGTACACATGGACATCGGTGTACTGACCGTCCCGCTCGGCGGTCGCGACCTCGACGACGCGCTCGCGTATCTGGACGACATCGGCGTCGACGCGGTCGAACTCGGCTGCGGCGGACACCCGGGCGACGACCACCTGCCGCGCGAGGAGTACCTCGGCGACGAGGACGCCCAGACGGACCTGCACGCGCTGCTCTCCCAGCACGACATGCGGGTCAGCGCGCTCGCGACCCACAACAACCCGATCCACCCCGACGAGGAGACGGCGAGTGAGGCCGACCGGGAGCTCCGCGAGGCGATCGACCTCGCCGCCGAACTCGACGTGAACACGGTCACGACCTTCTCCGGCCTGCCCGCCGGCGGCCCGAACGACGAGGTGCCCAACTGGATCACCGCGCCGTGGCCGAGCGAGCACGCCGACGCCCACGAGTACCAGTGGGAGGAGGTCGCCATCCCCTACTGGGAGGAGATCGCCGAGTACGCCGCCGACCGCGGGGTCGACGTCGCCATCGAGATGCACCCGAACATGCTGGTGTACGAACCGCACGGCCTGCTCCGCCTGCGGGAGGCGACGAACGAGCGCATCGGCGCGAACTTCGACCCCTCGCACCTCTACTGGCAGGGGATCGAGGTGACCGACGCCATCCGCCTACTCGGCGAGGAAGACGCCATCCATCACTTCCACGCAAAGGACACGAAGGTGTACGACGCGAACGCCCGCGAGAAGGGCGTGCTCGACACGACGTCGTACACCGACGAACCGAATCGCTCGTGGCTGTTCCGCTCCATCGGCTACGGCCACGGCGAGGGCCACTGGAAGGACGTCGTCTCGACGCTCCGGATGGTCGACTACGACGGCGCGCTCTCGATCGAGCACGAGGACTCGCTCACCAGTTCGACCGAGGGGTTAGAGAAGGCGGTCGACGTGCTCCGGCGGGCCGTCTTCGAGACACAGCCCGGCGACGCGTACTGGGCCGAGTGAGTCGCGGCCAGCTCCCCGGTTTCACACCCGTCCCCACGC
Encoded here:
- a CDS encoding S1C family serine protease is translated as MSRKALGVAVAVVLLTVLGAVAVPALAELSTDERVIVQNESTNGSATCNYTDLYRDTSPGVVQVMTDRGQGSGFVYELDNGTAYVVTNQHVVAGGPERTASGQPAEQVDVRFSDGATRTGNLTGTDVYTDLAVARVDDVPESAAALPVADEGPPIGERVAAIGSPFGLEGTMTHGIISGVNRSMPTGAGFSIPDTVQTDAPINPGNSGGPLVTCEGEVVGVNRAGGGDNVGFAISPELVERVVPALIEEGNYSHPYLGIRSVPVTSTVAEANDLNASEGVMVIETTEGGPADGTLRGINGTTSVSGEEAPVGGDVIVAVDGREIASQEQLGSYLATETSPGDEIELTVIRDGDRTTVTVTLGERPAPDRSR
- a CDS encoding sugar phosphate isomerase/epimerase family protein, with protein sequence MDIGVLTVPLGGRDLDDALAYLDDIGVDAVELGCGGHPGDDHLPREEYLGDEDAQTDLHALLSQHDMRVSALATHNNPIHPDEETASEADRELREAIDLAAELDVNTVTTFSGLPAGGPNDEVPNWITAPWPSEHADAHEYQWEEVAIPYWEEIAEYAADRGVDVAIEMHPNMLVYEPHGLLRLREATNERIGANFDPSHLYWQGIEVTDAIRLLGEEDAIHHFHAKDTKVYDANAREKGVLDTTSYTDEPNRSWLFRSIGYGHGEGHWKDVVSTLRMVDYDGALSIEHEDSLTSSTEGLEKAVDVLRRAVFETQPGDAYWAE